The genomic stretch TGTCAGACATGATCTCTTGTTGTTTCTGCTTCAATCAGCATTATAGGCAATAAAAAAGCCCGCTGCCATGCTGCATGCGGGCTTTTCCACATCGATGTGCGTGTGCGCTACTTACAGCCTGCTGCTTCTTTCAGATTGCTTGCCGGGCGGAAACGCAGGGACTTGGATGCCTTGATCTTGATCTCCTCACCTGTGCGCGGATTGCGGCCTTTGCGGGCGGCGCGCTTGGTGATGGTGAAAGTGCCGAAAGTACCGATTGTGTACTTTCCTTCTTTCTTGGACTTCTTCAGGCCTTTTTCTATTTCACCGAAGACAAGTTCTACAACGCGCTTTGCTTCTGCATTGCTCATATCCCCTGCGTCGGCAACATTTGCGATAAATTCTGCTTTGCTCATTTTTCGTTCCATTCAGTTAAAAAATTGCCGCCCCGAACTCCGTAAGCGGATGCTTGAACAAAGCCCTGATTTTTGCTGGGTTTCAAGAAGGAAATTACATAAAATCCAGTAAAAACCTGACAAATAAGAGGTCAGGACGATTGAATGCCCGGCGAATCACTGCCCGGTGACGGTCTGGCGGCTTTTGTCGCACTGGTTGCGCGCGTTTTCGGGGCTACTGGAAAAGCAATCCGGACCCCAAGACCCGCGCCAGCCCCGCCCGCGATCCCATCCGCCTCTGCATCAATCGCAGGACGTGCCAGCCCGTCACCGATCGTGAGATTGCCGTCATGAAAACTGATAATGGCGGAAACCATGGACAGGCCCAGGCCGGAGCCTTGCGTCGAGCGGCTCTGTTCAAGGCGTACGAACCGATTGAGGATACGCGCGCGATCAGAGGCCGGGACACCGGGACCATTATCTGCGACGCTCAGCAGCGCACCGCCGCCGGGGCGTGGGGCCACCTTGATCTCGATACGCGGCGTGATGCGGCTGTCCTTGTTTTCCTGGTCCGGCAGAACGCCGTATTTGAAAGCATTATCCAGAAGATTGGCCAGTGCCTGTGACAACAACTCACGCGAGCCCAATACTTCCGGTGCAGGCGTCAGATCAGTGACCAGATCAAACCCCGCCTCCTCGGCGGCTGGTTCATACAATTCAAGGACTTCATTAACGACTGAAATCAGATCAACTCTCTGCATACGCTTCTTCGTCTGCTCACCCGCTTCAATGCGCGTGATCGACAACAGGGCATTGAATGTTGCCAGCAGCCGGTCTACGTCGCCGGCGGTCTTGTGCAGAATGTCCTGCGTATCTGCGTCCGGCTTGGTGATGGCCGTATCCAGCCGGTTGCGAATACGGGTCAATGGAGAGCGCAGGTCATGGGCGATATTGTCGCTGACCTGCCGCATCCCGTCCATCAGCCGTTCAATCTGATCCAGCATGGCATTGAGATTCTGGGCGAGACTGTCAAATTCGTCCTGTGCACCGGAAAGCGGTACGCGCCGTGAGAGATCACCAGCCCTGACAGCCTCAGCGGTCCGGTTCACCCGGTCAATCCGGACAAGGAACGACCGGCTCGAAAAGAACGCCAGCAACAGCGCCAGCACCAGCGTGCCAAGCGCCATTGTCAGGATCACATCACGCGCAGCCATCCTGATACTGACAAGGTCAGAAATATCGCGTGCCAGAAATATCAGCGCCTCCAGTTCACCAGTCTGCGGATCATAAAATCGCTCGAGACGGCCAATGGCATAGCGCGTTTCAAAG from Parvularcula sp. IMCC14364 encodes the following:
- a CDS encoding HU family DNA-binding protein, which translates into the protein MERKMSKAEFIANVADAGDMSNAEAKRVVELVFGEIEKGLKKSKKEGKYTIGTFGTFTITKRAARKGRNPRTGEEIKIKASKSLRFRPASNLKEAAGCK
- a CDS encoding HAMP domain-containing sensor histidine kinase: MMDEDTPSGPRQPSMLRRLTRTTSFRFALITVSLFMVSVMLLGAFSYRATIGAAITGVEDQIDEEFENLQKIYQLVGLASLRGTVKARASSENRLLFNPYSSDSLYILIDSKTKQLPVRDLEEVPSEALTSDGAIEFEYRRDRRNLENTFLEPESFETRYAIGRLERFYDPQTGELEALIFLARDISDLVSIRMAARDVILTMALGTLVLALLLAFFSSRSFLVRIDRVNRTAEAVRAGDLSRRVPLSGAQDEFDSLAQNLNAMLDQIERLMDGMRQVSDNIAHDLRSPLTRIRNRLDTAITKPDADTQDILHKTAGDVDRLLATFNALLSITRIEAGEQTKKRMQRVDLISVVNEVLELYEPAAEEAGFDLVTDLTPAPEVLGSRELLSQALANLLDNAFKYGVLPDQENKDSRITPRIEIKVAPRPGGGALLSVADNGPGVPASDRARILNRFVRLEQSRSTQGSGLGLSMVSAIISFHDGNLTIGDGLARPAIDAEADGIAGGAGAGLGVRIAFPVAPKTRATSATKAARPSPGSDSPGIQSS